The following coding sequences lie in one Pontibacter sp. G13 genomic window:
- the cas10 gene encoding type III-B CRISPR-associated protein Cas10/Cmr2 produces MKYLFLFTIGPVQSFIAQARKTKDLFAGSMILSELIGDALKETQSVFKEVGSAQFIFPAFDGTDTKEALPNRFLVEVDLREEVDLRTYGNRIEQFVRTSWAKMGDEALERNVKGRLSDDFHTRFNDQMNGHLEVYWIFQPIGDDGYAEAYKAVERNLGSVKNLRPFVQISQAGFPENHRKCSVSGTRDAVFFREKDKPAFAYEDAAKIEEKSGYELNIGEGLSAPVFTKRFFKEKAKFHSTAEIAVEPWKEKVKKCKEGSRLLESFSIQTGSSKDGQLYFIDNWSEAYLKKHELKSLAIAKEKTKEILKSLYGSFGKPAPYYALVSFDGDKMGEWLNGISKGVKEDQLMSYHQKLSALFSKFAGYAKEYVDQGRGKTVYAGGDDFLGFLHVNTLLETMEHLRVEFNSMVADPIKSDYGIGGKDRLSFSVGIIIAHYKMPLNSVVQQAKEVEKVAKKKGGRDAFAIRVIKHSGEINEMYAKWEFDPDSKSCKAIARMNYIIHSLKEKRFSNKYISSITQTFQEVFGREGYSFDKSNSELGEAKKWLPMELGRLVRRSKQVGTSESQIEEMVHCIQETFTQSKKVNADSFSIFNYIYGLHAMDFISRYV; encoded by the coding sequence ATGAAATACCTATTCCTATTCACCATAGGTCCGGTGCAATCTTTCATTGCTCAGGCCAGAAAGACGAAAGACCTGTTTGCAGGTAGCATGATTCTGTCAGAATTGATAGGCGATGCGCTGAAGGAAACGCAAAGCGTTTTTAAGGAAGTGGGAAGTGCCCAATTTATTTTTCCTGCATTCGATGGAACAGATACCAAGGAGGCTTTGCCCAATCGGTTCTTGGTCGAGGTTGATCTCAGAGAGGAAGTTGACCTGAGGACTTATGGCAATCGAATCGAGCAGTTTGTCAGAACTAGCTGGGCAAAAATGGGCGATGAAGCCTTGGAAAGAAACGTAAAAGGCAGATTGTCCGATGATTTTCATACTCGGTTCAACGATCAAATGAATGGACATCTTGAGGTGTATTGGATATTCCAGCCTATCGGAGATGATGGGTATGCAGAGGCATATAAGGCGGTGGAGCGCAATTTGGGTTCAGTGAAAAACCTGAGGCCTTTCGTTCAGATTTCCCAAGCAGGATTTCCTGAGAATCATCGGAAATGTTCCGTTTCTGGGACCCGAGATGCTGTATTCTTTCGAGAAAAAGATAAACCTGCTTTTGCATACGAAGATGCTGCAAAAATCGAGGAAAAGTCTGGGTATGAATTGAATATCGGAGAGGGCTTGTCAGCACCTGTGTTTACAAAACGATTCTTCAAGGAAAAAGCGAAATTCCACTCTACGGCAGAAATTGCCGTCGAACCTTGGAAGGAAAAAGTGAAAAAGTGTAAGGAGGGAAGTCGCCTGTTGGAAAGTTTCAGTATTCAGACTGGATCTTCTAAGGATGGACAATTGTACTTCATAGATAATTGGTCTGAAGCTTATTTGAAGAAGCATGAACTCAAGAGTCTCGCAATAGCAAAAGAAAAGACCAAGGAAATCTTAAAATCCCTATATGGTTCTTTCGGGAAGCCAGCTCCTTATTACGCCTTGGTTTCCTTCGATGGAGACAAAATGGGAGAATGGCTCAATGGAATATCTAAGGGAGTAAAGGAAGATCAATTGATGTCCTATCACCAGAAGCTTTCTGCACTATTCTCAAAGTTTGCTGGCTATGCGAAAGAGTATGTAGACCAAGGAAGAGGGAAAACGGTGTATGCAGGCGGAGATGATTTTTTGGGGTTCTTGCACGTAAATACCCTGTTGGAGACGATGGAACACCTGAGAGTGGAATTCAACTCGATGGTAGCAGATCCAATCAAGTCAGATTATGGCATAGGGGGAAAAGATCGATTGAGCTTTTCAGTCGGAATCATCATTGCCCACTATAAAATGCCGTTGAACTCGGTGGTTCAACAAGCCAAGGAGGTCGAAAAAGTCGCCAAGAAGAAGGGAGGACGGGATGCCTTTGCAATTCGTGTTATTAAGCATTCAGGTGAGATCAACGAAATGTATGCGAAATGGGAATTTGACCCAGATTCAAAATCCTGCAAGGCGATTGCCCGGATGAATTATATCATCCATTCCCTAAAGGAGAAGAGGTTTTCCAATAAATACATATCCTCGATAACCCAGACTTTTCAAGAGGTGTTTGGTCGAGAAGGATATTCCTTTGATAAAAGTAACTCGGAATTGGGTGAAGCAAAAAAATGGTTGCCTATGGAACTTGGCAGACTAGTTCGCCGCTCCAAGCAGGTAGGAACATCCGAAAGTCAAATAGAAGAGATGGTTCATTGCATCCAAGAGACCTTTACACAATCAAAAAAAGTAAATGCTGATTCCTTTTCCATTTTCAACTATATCTATGGACTCCATGCCATGGATTTTATTAGCAGATACGTATGA